The Anopheles gambiae chromosome 2, idAnoGambNW_F1_1, whole genome shotgun sequence genomic sequence TCCTTCGCAAAGTCCGCCACAATGTCGTCATCCTCGAACGCTTCGGCGATCGTGAGGCGATGCGCATCGTCCGCCTCCGCCTCGTCGTCCGACAGCTCGCCCGATACGATCGTGTTGGGGAGGGCCGTTAGCAGATGCTTCGGTTTCATCTGTACCACCTGCTTTAGATTGATTTCGGCCGATTGCTTGACCGACGGCGATGGTCGGCCACCGGCCACGGTTGAGGATTTGTCATTGGAGGACTGAATGGTTTGTAGCGAACTCGATGCATTATTCGTTTCGTCCGGTGCTGCCCGCTCTGCCGTTTCATACATTTGCTCGTCTGCGTCGGCTAGGGTGGCCCGTTTCTTAAAACTCAAATCGCTCAATTTAGTTTCTTTGTCTTGCTGGTCTGGCAGCTCCGAAGAAGGTCCATTTGTGTCCGAACTTTTCTCGTGATCAATATTTCGCACAAACTCCAACTTATTGTCCAGCACATCCTTGATCAGATACTCCGCTTCCTCGAACATTGCCTCCACAGTGGCAACGTTATCGTTCGTCTTGCGgttctttttcgttttcgcAGAGTCTTTTTTCTTGGGCTTTTGGTCTGAATTGTCCACATCTTCCACAATCCAGGTGCCGGATGCCATCTtaactttttcttttcgtttcttgGGAAGTGTTTTAGCTCGTTTGGGCTTCGATGGTTGCACACCTTCGTCACCATCACTAGGTTCGTTTTCATCCTCATCTGAAGAGAGACGTCCATTCGCCTGCTGTCCGTTGGCCGTTTTGCTGTCACCATTTAAatgctttttaatgttttcaacCTGATTACGCTCCTCCCAGTACTTGCGATAACTGCCGGTTTGCTGCATTTCTTTATTGGCCACCTGCTCGTAGTCCCCGGCACGTTCCGTCCACGGATTGGTTTCGCCGACCTGCCCCATCGAAAGGTCCATTTCACCATCCGACTCGGAGCTACTGTCTCCCTGCTGAAGACGCTTTGCCGTCAGCTCTCGCCCGATCGCAAGCTGTTCGGCCAGCTCACGCCTCACCTCCGTGTCGTATTTGGCACGAACCTGCAGATTTTTGGCCCACGTGCCCGTATTCTTGTGCCGCAGCGATATACGCTCCTGGGACCGCTGCTTCTCGATCCAATCGAGCTTCCGGAGCGCTTCCTCCGGGTCCTTTTCCTTCAGCTCTTCAAACTTTTGCATCTGCTCCTTTAGCTTGTCCTTCTTCAGCAGGCGATGGTATTTCTTGCTCTTAATCTTGTTCATACGCCGATTCTTTGCTATTGCGTACGACTCGCGAATCTTCTGGCGAGAGCGCTCATACTGCTGCTCACGCATTTCCTCAATCGTTAGCGCATAGTTTTGCTTGCCATCGTCCGAGTGTTCGTCCCCATCTTCCCCACCATCATCGTACGCCTTCTCAAGCTCCTCCAGCTCTTCCATCAGCTTCGTCTTGACGCGATACTCGGACAGCAGCTTCGGCGGAGCATCGTGCACCGTAGTGCTGTCGTACTGCAGCGGATACACCGTTTGCGGAGCGACCTGCTGCGCCGTTACGATCGGTTCCCATCGGTCCACATCTTTCCGCACGCGTTCGAAGCCAGCCTTCCGCTCGATCCTATCGGCGACCGGTTTTTCCAGCGGTTTCTGCAGCGGGTTCCGCACCTTGAGCTGATCCAGCTGCTTCGCAACGCTGATGtgctttttggttttggtgaaaAACTTTGCCAAATCGCCGAGCCGTACTTTGTCATCCTTCGTTTTGGACAGCCCGAACTCGGACCGCTTGAGCGACGGTTCCGTGCGCGTTACCTCACGGATGTAATGGGAACCGGTAAGGGCGTTGATACCGTCGATTAGTTTGGCGTGCGCTTTCGGGTCTATCTCATCCTCACCGTCGCTTTCGTTGCGCCCAGCACGCGCGGACCAATTGCTCTTGATTTCCAGCGGCATGGTGATTTGTTTCAATTCTTTGAAAACTAGTGTTACACTCTGAAAAAGTAAATTCTGTCTTAAATATCGTCAGTCCGACCGCATGTTGCCACAAAATCACGTTTATTTACATCGCTGTTCGGATCTGATGACAGTTGCCGCATATTATTTGACAGTTGCACATTGGAAAGAATTTGAACGTAAGTAggtcaaaattttaaaagaagACCCATCGACCGTTGGAAAGCATATTGTACCATATTTCAAACCCAAGCAGCGAAATTGATTCCATTCTGATGGAATTCGTAATGCGTCGGctgtaaatttaaattaaattttccagatATCGATACGAACACATTAGCTGAAATGTTATATCAATATATGCTATATGTAATAGTTGTGGGAGCtaggaatcggacctacccgattcctattccgtgttcggaatcaaatccggagccgatttcggagttgattttggagccgattccggatttgTCTCCAGAATAGGAATCGatctgggaatcgcaatttgctccggcAACGAAATAAGAATCGACTCtagaattggaattagctccggaatgggAATGAGTTTGTGAATTGAAATaggaagtttcagaagcgaaatcagttcGGGAATCTCCattgagaatggatcgttttcaagtaaattttgattctgtaaagctatcaatacgtagcgCCCTTTCACCCAAACGTCTATTCTTATGAGGATGCCGAAATCAACTCGGATTTCGAAGCCGATCCTGGAACCaataccgaagccgattccggaaccaattccggagccgattcggATTCCGGGCCTACtatccggagtcgattccagaACACGTCGTagctatccggaatcgattccaacgaAAACTCCATTTTTCACCATCACTAATACGTATTGCATTCTTTccttaaacaaaaaagaaacatttccaTTATTCTAAAACATCGATCGCACAGTTCATGTATTTATGGTGATtcgttcattttgttttatacatCAATATCTGTTTCCCATCGACAGTGAGTTTAGTTTACATATGCGTAATACCGACACTTTACTTATTCACTCTGATGCTCTGTCCTATATAAATCTCCCAACTAGTCTAATAGTATCCGTAGTTACCGTAACCGCCAAACTGTTGCATCTGCTGCGGGCCGGGACCATTCGCACCGAACATCTGCTGGCCCTGGTACATGTAAGGATTGCCAAATTGCTGTTGCATCTGCCCTTGCGGCCCGGACATTTGTCCCATCGGCATTTGTCCCTGCTGTCCACCGAAGGGCATGCCCATTCCCATGGATTgcccatgctgctgctgttgctgaggGAAGCCCGGATACATAGAGGAGGCATTCGGCGTGGCCGATGTTATCTTGCCGGGAATTGTTTTACCGACAGCACTTtccccaccaccactaccagcaCTACCGCCAATCGTCGTGATCGGATTCGCGTAGCTATTGCTGCCGGCGGCACTGCCCGCTCCCGTTGTACTATGGCTGTTGGCGTCGGACACGGATTTCTGTAGCGATTCCATCAAGTTGGCAATCAAATTCTGCGTGTCGGACAGCGAAATTCCTGCAGAACTGTTGCCCCCACCACTGCCCGCATCGTTGTTGCCGCTCGTTCGGTGCGAATGGTTCGAGCTCGTGTCGTACGCATCGGCCGGCATTTTCGAGCCCGAAAGCAGCGGTACGTTCGACACGTTCTTGGATGCAGCGCGCAAAATATCGTCGTACGAATAATCGTCCTCGTCTTCCGAATCCATAATCATCGGGTTACCTTTTTGCTGTTGAGGCttttgctgatgctgttgctgctgctgctgctgctgttgatgttgatgcATGTCTTTCTGtcgctgttgttgctgatgttgtGCGCGTTGCGCTGGCACTGCTGGCCGTTTTGGCCCACTGTTGCTAGACGCTGGGTTCGGTACCGGTTTACGACCTCCCATTGACGGTCCTGGTGACGGTTGGAACATATCGAATGTGGAGTCGTCGTCTTGCTCCAAATAATTACGCTCGTCTTCATCGGACAGGCGGCTAGCAGCATCCCGCCGTCCACCAGTACCGCCATCGTTACCACCTGCCTTGGGATTGCTCCATGAGTCAAAGTTCACATAACGGCGCAATCGCTCGACACGATCCGGCTCGGTGCGTTCCAGCTTGCGCAGATAGGAGATGAGATGCATCTGCTCATCATTCGAAAGCTCCTTGAAGCTCTGCAGCAGCGTCTGCAGATCGGAGTCGGTTAGATTCTCCAAAATGCTCGACGACGGCTCGTCCTCATCGTTGTCCGCCATGCTGCCGAAGTTACCGGAACGCACCGAAACATCCATCTTTTTGTCGTTCCAGCGTGCCGCACCGCCAGCCGAGCCAGCCGCTTCCGGGCGCACACGTTCCGGCAGCTTCGACGGTCCAGCGGCCTGCGCAGCTACCGGGGCGGGAACAATCTCCTTCGGTGCTACCGGCACGACGGAGGGCGGCAGTGTGGCCATGTACGCTTTCGCCGTAACGAGCGAGTTCTTCTCCCGAGACATCTGGGCCATGGTGACGTACACGTTGATCAGCTGTTCCAGCTCTTCGGTGGTAAAGTCGGTCTTTCCCTGCGCAACAAGCGATTTGGCAAGCTGCTCTGCGACGGCAATCTTGTCAATGCTGGCCCCAGTGGCCGATGCGCTGATGGTGGCAGCCGCGGCAGTAGGAACAGCACTCGGGACAGCCGCTTCGCTCACCGCCACCGAATCGCGGGACAGCTCCTCCTCCGGTGGCTTAACAGGCTCGCGTTTCGATGCCTCGTGCAGCAGCCGGGCAATGTTACGCACCGCCTTCTTGATCGGTACCATTCGGTTTGCATCGATCGTTTCCGCCATCATGTGGCCTTTCAGCTTTTCCTTCACCGTCTCCAGAAACATGCAGTTGTCCTCGTTCAGCAGCAAATCGTCGGCCGAGTTCGCCTTCACCTTTTCCAGCGCGAGCGCTTTGGCCAGCAAATCGTTCACCTTTGGCCCCAAACTGCCCAGATACTCCTCGAACGCGGTCAACAGCCGACAGACCGCGACAAAGTTGAGCGGTGTCGAGCTGTCCGCATCGAACTCCGTACGCACGAACACCTTCTTGTTCGGGCCGTAGTAATTCTTCGCCCACTCGTCGTAATCCACCCGCTCCGCCACTGGTCCACCTCGATGCTTGCCACCGGGCCATTCGCCCCGGTAGTCCATCGGTGGGGCACGCTGCGAGCGACTTCGCGAGTAGCCGCCCTCGTACCCGTTATCGTCGCTGATGGGACTGCGGGACCGGTGGGAACGGGAGGTGGACCGTTTCCTTCCCGAATCCGACCACTCACCGCGGCGCGATGAGCGCGGCGACGACCGATTCTTGGACCGCATCGGCTGTCCGCCCTTATAgtcatcctcctcctcgtccgagTTCACATCGATCAGGATCGGGGCCGCAGCCGTGCCCGCTTTGCGCTCGCTCGAACGGGCCCGCTTGCCCGCCGTGGGGACACGCAGTGCGTACTGCTCCCGCAGCTCGCCCGTCCGTTCTTCGTCCTCCGCCGGCAGGTTCATCTTGGTGCGGATCTCTTCCTTCTTTCGCGCGACCTCCTCTTCGTGCAGCTCCTTCATGCGCTTCGTCCAAAACTCGATCCATTCCGGCTTGAAGTTGTGCTTGGCTGGGTCCTTCTTCTCTGCCTGCAGCTCCTTGTACCGCCGGTTCCAGAACTTTTTCCACTCCTCCGAATACAGCGGGTGCTTCTCCGGGTTCTTTTCGTGATCCTTCAGCTGCTTCTCCAGCTTTTCCACCGCTATATCCACCGTACAGCGATACTTCTCCCACTTGTAGCGCTCGTGTGCAATGGCGGCCGACTGTATCGACAGCTCTCGGGGGGTTGGTAGCATCTGCTTCGCCGACGAATTTGCCGGCTGTGCTGCCCGTTGCTGCCGCTGGTAGGACACGTCGCcacggccaccaccaccactctgTCTATTGCCCTGCCCATTGAGCGGGCTTCGCTTTCGCGTTCGTCCGCGATTCTCATCGTCGCCGCTGGACGAGATCGTTAGCATCGAGTTAGCACTGCTGACGCTCGAAATGGAATCCAAACTGCTACGGCGCTCGTTGCGTCGGTAGCGTTTCGGCGCACCCTGAACCTGCCCACCGCCACAGTCCTCGGCGGTGACCAAATCCTGCAGCACCTTCGCGTCGATCACCTCGACAAACTTCGGTCCCGTGCGCTCGTCGAAGTGAGTGCCGAACGAGATCTGCTGGCCAAACTTCACCCGGTTACGCTCGAACTCGGCCGCCTCGTACACCTGCGGCGTCAGCCGGCCGTGATGGTCCTCGATCGCTTCGCACACCGTTTGCACCACGCGGAAAAACACCTGGCCGCCGTTCTCCTGATTGTTGTTGCGATACGGGGACAGCATCTTGCGCACGGTCGGATAGTGCTTTTCGAGGAACTTGAACCGATGCCCCATCCCGATCATGTGCGTCGTGATGCCGCtctcgttgttgttgtgcagATTGCACAGCACGCAGCTGTAGACGGGATCGGCACCGTTCGCCGAATCGATCAGCTCCACGATGTATTCCAGCCCGACCAATGGGCCATCGCGATAGCCGTCAAGCACGTTTTGCAACCGAGCCTGCGGTTTCATCAAGGACGGTGAGGAAGAGTCATTTTCCTgaccgccaccaccgctgcTTCCGGTGGAAGTGTTGTTCTCGTTCGATCCGGAAGTTgctaaaaaaataagaaaattaacCGTACTTGCATTACATACATACAACCATCTAGAGTTAGTGTCTTTCGTTTACCTTTCGTCGGTTTCGCCACCAGCGAAGCACGGTACTGCTCTGCATCAAACACGGTCACGTTTAATCGGGCCTGATGCTTGCGGCCGGCAATATGAATTTGCAGCATGCGCTCGCCATACAGACAGGCCACGCCGCAGATATGGCACATGTACCCGAACAGCAGATCTTTGTTGCGCGGCGTGCGGCTGAACACGCACGCTTCTGTGCCATCGGACAGCCTAACCTTTGTATCGAGTACATGCTCCTCAAATTCTATCTCCGTCTGTGGGttgaaggaaggaagaaacagagaaaaaaggaagaagaaaaataattaaaacctcGATACAAATAAGAGCTGTGTTTTATAGTTCCTAGATCGGGCTGCATGCTTCACGGTCGGTATTGTTCATTGGCACTTTTACACCTTTTACGTTCTCTCATTGCGCTCCTGTCACAATCGAACCACTTTCATCACACACTTCCACAGCACTTGTTTTATATCACTTCAGCACGTCACACATCCAGCACAAatgcgccagcagcagcacgtgtaAAGCTGCTAGTTGCAGAGCCAATTCACAGCACACATTTACACTTGCACATCCAGCACCGCTTCCAGGTGTCTGGAATAAAGGCTGTAGAACCCAGGCCGCCTAACACAGGGGAATTAATTATGTTACATTCGGTACTTACCTTTGATCTCGGTACATTGTCACCGGGCTTAATTGCATCATTTGCTTCTTCAAGATCCATTCTCTCGATTTGGAACCTCGAGAACAATCGAGGTGGGGTGTGTGTGGCCTACCACTAGTAGCGAAAGTAGGCGGTTCTGTGATTTCGTGCGGAAACTTATACAAATGCCGGATGACGAACCCTCACGCTATTGGGTACAAGTTCGGGCGAAATCTTTTACAATATTTGCTCCCCTCCTTTCGGCCTTTCGggtaattgttttattgttgttaaccGTTACAAGCTAAATACTATTTTTCAGTGTCAGTCAGTTTTGATATTACGATACGTTGTTTCGCGATCGATGCAGGAATAGGAATTGATCCTTTCGAACACACCCAAAACACTTCTCttacacacacttgcacacttCGATCACTGATTTCACACAGTAGTAGTAATAAAAGAGTTAGAAAAGGAAATGGCGCCGTTTCGGAGGGCACGTGTTGCTGCTACTTCCCTGCACTCCCGAGGTGAATCTGTTTGCTTTCTCACAGACTCGTCTTAAAGGGAGCCAAAGGGAAAGTAATTAAAACGCCTCGCGATagataaatttcaaaaacctGGCTGATGTATGTTGCCCAACAGCgcagttttctttctttcttcctatACAGGACAATTAACCGCGGAACGCTATCTTATTCGTTCTTCTACTAACGCACGTTTCAATTAAGATACACGCGCGCGTACGCTTTTTTGTGACAAAATCTGAAAGGAACAAATGAAAGAAGAGGATGCAATTAATAGATTTCATTCTGCCCCGCCGGTACAATCGATGCCTGATCCCACTTGGGTTCTAAAGTGAACGATGCAAAGCTGACAGTTTTTACTATATTGTTCTTGTAAATGTCGTGTGTAAGTAATGATTCGCCTAAGTTTTACTTACCTTCACAATGTGTTTGTACTATGGCAATATTTAAAAGACACTCAGTAGGATATTTGTGGACCTGACAAGCAATCACTAACTATCATCACGAACAAGATTAACAACGTGTATCGATGTTTGCACACCAAACTTTTGATATTCATAATAAATGACACGACGCATCAATCTTTTTAACCGATTGATCGTACAACAAACATTTGATTTGACGAACTAACAATGCAATTAAACGCGATATGCAGTATTTGGCAAGCATATGAGCAAAGCCGTGATAGCGGATTGATTATGGGATAGGTCAAACGACGTGTGATAACGTTCTCGGGATCTCGGACTGTTGGTATTCGGACTCGATGTTGTAAGTGTcgggggcggtcccgtggtacaatcgtcaactcgagagacctagaatggaccgtcccccgtagcaaggactattcggctgcgtggtactgaatacAGTCTCGAATGCCTATATAGGCCAGTATGTCCGCGGAGgacaccaaatagaagaagttgTGAGTGTTGCGGGATTATAGCATAGACATGTGTGGTTTGATGCGTTTACCCTTGACAGAGATAGCAAGAGGATAGTTTCTCCACAATATGTGGCCACGCTAACGCAGACTGTGTTGCACAGCACACGAGTTTTGCAAATGTTTGTTGAAGCAAATTGCTCTGAAGAGATATAtcgtttgttaaaataaaaaataattgagTTGCTTTAATAATTGCTCGTTAAAACTAAACTAAGAACAAAACTCCTCTGAATAGAGAAAACTAAAAGCAAGCTAATATGGAAGGTATATCATCAACCATTTTCTTCTAAATCACGATAtcgtatatattttttgatgaaataatAGCTACGATACCTGTGTTTagggttttattttcataaacgtGGCTAGCAAATTGTATCAATTTAGGAAAAGCCGAGTAAAAGTTGACTAACCGTATCATGATTTCAACAAGATATGTTAGATGTTTTTTGAATCGGAGAAACCGCGACAATGGGATAAATTAAGTTAGGCTGATGGCTTCGTAACGCGCTACTCGAGAACAGACTGTAGTTGTAATTTGCTACAAGATGTacttttctttaaatttaCATTCAACTGACTTTCTGAAAGAGCGGTCCTTCGCCAGGATGGAAATAGCAACTATCGTAAAGGTCTGCAGCTTATCACGGTATCGCGATATGGAGAACTCCCTCTTCGTCGGCTGTGGAGTTTGCGATCGATATGCTTGGGCTTCAGAGCAACGAAAGGATCTTTTCGAAAGGATCGCGGAACTGGTTTCATGTGCGATTATTTAAAACCGgactttttcttcattttattcttctttgaCACAGGAACCGTAATTGGTCTATTGTGTGTCTCCCCATCGCAGGACCGTTTAATGATGGACTTACtccttctctctttcacttttttcctGTGGTTTTACCCATAGCAGGGTATTTAGTCCTGCGCATGGGGGGATGGGTCCCCGGATGGGAAGGAATAGATCCATTTACTGCCTTGTAGGTGTAAGCACGTCGATGCTTTAACCGGGCGTACAATCCGCGTTTTCCATTTGCGCTACTCGCTGCATCAAGCGAAACGCTGACAATGGGGCTGTGATGATAAATGCACAGGATATTGATCTAATCTGCAAACCATTCACGAAGCCTCTAGCGGCTGTGTAGGCTTGCGGCATTGTCCGCCATTGCTTCACTGTGATGACGCTCGGTGGATTGTGATTGTTGTTGCATCAACTCAACAGTACCACAGCGATAGTACGAACTTGTTTGATTCGCTCGATACACAAACCTTCACGCACCTAGGTAGGGATTTGATTATTGCAGCGTTTTGTTACAAACTtaccttttattttattgagaATTTTCCGTGTTTTCAACAGCGATTACAGCGAACCATCGGCAACCATTTTTTCACAGTGTGTGACGTTCATTTGACAGCCTTTGTACCGGTTATTTGAACCggttcaacacatcacaacggacttttttgttgtgtttgtaaaTCTTTTTGAGCTGTACATTTACCATACTTTTGGTGTTAATTAGACGAAGGAAATTTGAACTTTTTCCCGGATATttgcttaatttttaattttatgaaacaaataaacaacaatcaCCGTACCGGTAAAATGGTATTGTCAAACGAACAAGCCGCGTCAAACGAGCTGATCCtagcagagtgaccagaaatacgatttacagtagaacgtcgattttccggggacggattaaccggtgggcagcttaaccgtgcgcatgaaCTTGACCGTTGGTCTGTCGTGGCGAATATTTTCTGCGATGAACCGGTTAGCAAAAACATTTGTTGTGCAGCAATCTAGTGTTGAGTGATACTTTTTGACTGTATTTTTGATAAAAGACAATTTTAAATCTATTGTTAATgattcaaaaaatattctaaaaatGATTAATCGATTATATTGATGTGAATTTCTAGTAAAACCagtgaattttaaaaattgtaaatgaatttgacatttctttgACCGTTATCCGTGGATGTCGATTAACAGGCATCCGTctggtcccgagctgcccggataatcgacgttctactgtatctgtattcctaccgattttttatatgcctaccgattcacagatgaccaCCCTAAAACTAcctatttttcatttatcctaccgaaaatcacagatatttgatattccagtcgtttaagcttaatctgtggcgcttgggatgctgTTTCCAGGATCGCTATCCTTATTTGTTACTTATCGCGCAaatgcacgtttgtttgccaGGCACGTGAAAATTGCTGCGTGAAAAATGcgttttaaattcaaaatcttatccgttaaaatttcataataaattaaatgttcataataagtagaaaatgtcagttgtTAGGATTCCGAGAATTGCGcgtcaaagaaaatcatttaaatttgaaattgaatttcaccGTTGACGGTTAAAgtttaaaaagaaattgatCCTTAAAATTGTTGGGATATACAATGTCCGTCAGTAATACCAATGACGCAACCTGACGTTGCTGTCAACTCACGCGAGGTGAGCGCACCTCTAATTGAACTCATGTATAAATGTACAGCGCTAGTCGCTTCCTGAACTCCGAAAGAGATACATCAAATATATTGAACTCCTCAACCGAAACAAAACTGGTGTTCCACAGCGTTTAAAACTAATATCACattaggttatgggcccagagCACCTGACTAGTTAAGTTGAGTGATTAATATAGACAATGGATCGTGAAAGTGAAACGGCACGTGTTCCTTTGTTGAACGCGTCGAATTATCCGCAGTGGAAGTTTCGGATGCTAACGCTTTTGGAAGAGCAAGAGCTACGATGCTGCATCGAACTAGAAGCGGATGTAGATTTCGACGAAACAACGGAAGATGCCGCAAATGAAGCAGTGTCAAAGAAAGGGAAAGGCAAATCGCGCGTGAAGAAAGATCGTCGTTGCAAATCCCTGCTGATTTCGAGAATCAGTGATGACATGTTGGAGTATATCCAGGACAAGGCGACTCCAAAAGATATTTGGAATGCGTTACAACGTGTGTTTGAACGTAAAAGCATTGCAAGCCGGCTTCACTTGCAGAAAAGGCTTTTGACGTTGCGACACACTAGtggtggtctacaagatcatTTCCTTGTGTTTGATCGCTTGATTAGGGAATACAAATCCACCGGTGCAAAGTTGGAAGAAATAGATACGGTATGCTATTTGCTTCTAACGCTCGGATCAAAGTTTTCGACGGTAGTTACTGCAATAGAAACTATGCCAGAGGAAAACTTGACGATGGATTTTGTAAAGTGCAGACTTCTTGACGAAGAAATCAAGCACAGTTCAAAGGAAAGTGGTACAACGCGTGAAACAAGAATAGACGACGCTGCATTTGCAGGGACCAGTACAAAGAAACAGCAAAAGAACAATAAGAAGAAAACCATAAAGTTCAAGTGTTTCGGTTGTCATCGCGAGGGGCACAAGGTTGCCGATTGTCCagaaaaagacaaacaaaaagtgctGAAAGGAAACAATGCGCACTTGGTGAAGAGTGATGTGTGTTTCTTTGGTGGCGACGCTGTGGAATTCGTGGAAGCAAGTTGGATTGTCGACTCCGGATCATCTGAACACATGTCGAATGATCGGTCGCTTTTCAAAAGGCTTGTTCCCATGAAGCAACCTATGCACATATCAGTAGCAAAAGAAGGCGAAACTATTGTTGCAAAGGAGTATGGCGATGTGaggttgtttgctttttcggAAAACGGAGAATCAACGGGAATAACATTGAAAGACGTTCTTTACATTCCCGAAGCGCGAGTGAACTTATTGTCTGTGAGAAAAGTGGAAACTGCTGGATTGAAAGTGTTGTTTGCAAATGGAATTGTTACAATAGAAAACAATTCTGGCATCGTTGCCAAAGGTGAACGCCGCGGTAAATTGTACGAGCTAGTGCTTTATCGAGATATTGATAACAATAGTGCGGGTTTCTATTCATGTGGTCGTGTGCCTAAAGAATTAGAGCTGTGGCATCGACGCTATGGCCATTTGAGTGCTAAGAATTTGAGAAATATCATCTCCAAAGGAATGGTAGATGGTATGGAAACAAATGTGAAGAATCCGGGTAacgagtttgtgtgtgaagcGTGTCACGAAGGAAAACAGACGCGGAAACCGTTTTCTAATAGTGAAATCAGGAGATCAAAACGTATTCTCGAGCTGATACTCTCAGATGTGTGTGGACCAGTTCCACAGGTGGGAATTCATGGTGAACGATATTTCGTTAGTTTTGTTGACGATTTTAGTCGTTTTACGGTTGTTTATCCCATGATCACAAAGGTTGAAGTGTTGGATCGATTCATGGAATACGAAGCCTTTGTTACAGCTAAGTTCGGTCAATGTATATCGCGATTACGTTGTGATAACGGCGGGGAATACGTTGGACGTGAATTCAAGAACTTTTGCAAGGTGAAGGGAATTCAAATCGAATGGACTGTTCCATATTCTCCGGAGCAGAATGGTGTGAGTGAAAGAATGAACCGTACATTAGTAGAGAAGGTTCGT encodes the following:
- the LOC1274296 gene encoding U3 small nucleolar RNA-associated protein 14 homolog A, whose protein sequence is MPLEIKSNWSARAGRNESDGEDEIDPKAHAKLIDGINALTGSHYIREVTRTEPSLKRSEFGLSKTKDDKVRLGDLAKFFTKTKKHISVAKQLDQLKVRNPLQKPLEKPVADRIERKAGFERVRKDVDRWEPIVTAQQVAPQTVYPLQYDSTTVHDAPPKLLSEYRVKTKLMEELEELEKAYDDGGEDGDEHSDDGKQNYALTIEEMREQQYERSRQKIRESYAIAKNRRMNKIKSKKYHRLLKKDKLKEQMQKFEELKEKDPEEALRKLDWIEKQRSQERISLRHKNTGTWAKNLQVRAKYDTEVRRELAEQLAIGRELTAKRLQQGDSSSESDGEMDLSMGQVGETNPWTERAGDYEQVANKEMQQTGSYRKYWEERNQVENIKKHLNGDSKTANGQQANGRLSSDEDENEPSDGDEGVQPSKPKRAKTLPKKRKEKVKMASGTWIVEDVDNSDQKPKKKDSAKTKKNRKTNDNVATVEAMFEEAEYLIKDVLDNKLEFVRNIDHEKSSDTNGPSSELPDQQDKETKLSDLSFKKRATLADADEQMYETAERAAPDETNNASSSLQTIQSSNDKSSTVAGGRPSPSVKQSAEINLKQVVQMKPKHLLTALPNTIVSGELSDDEAEADDAHRLTIAEAFEDDDIVADFAKEKQDERQKDLPQEVELSLPGWGHWAGAGAKPPGPRKATRQIMKMPAELPRRDDNRDQVIINEDALKNEKLDKHLVNEVPFPFVTVKDYEASLRAPLGRTFIPESAHAAMVEPRIVTKQGTVIEPMKKEMLMANPSKLMRVGKRLQNEAVDQYSKYALEKLSKPSPDSKVGFGRVE